From the genome of Thermogutta terrifontis, one region includes:
- a CDS encoding alpha/beta hydrolase, giving the protein MQNRIMLAGVFVCCVATFGQAPAAEVGRLRYPPEMPGAEVKVYKKVDNVDLKLYIYKPADWKPADRRSAIVFFFGGGWQSGSPAQFRPQCEYFAGRGMVAMAADYRVGSRHNVKVADCVADAKSAIRWVRQHAAELGVDPQKIVASGGSAGGHLAACTVMVPDLEAPEEDHTISSQANAAILFNPVLILSREGLKDHVPRQDWEERLRERLGTEPKAVSPYHHIRAGLPPMIIFHGTADNTVPFETIRLFAEAMKKAGNRCELVPFEGAAHGFFNFGRGDNLAYQKTLELADEFLVEIGFLAPKGESQP; this is encoded by the coding sequence ATGCAAAACCGTATCATGCTGGCCGGTGTTTTCGTTTGTTGTGTGGCCACGTTTGGACAGGCCCCGGCCGCCGAGGTGGGGCGGCTTCGTTATCCGCCTGAAATGCCGGGTGCGGAGGTCAAAGTCTACAAGAAGGTCGATAACGTTGATTTGAAACTTTACATCTACAAGCCTGCGGACTGGAAGCCCGCTGACCGGCGGTCGGCCATCGTGTTCTTTTTCGGAGGCGGGTGGCAGAGTGGGAGTCCCGCACAGTTTCGACCGCAATGCGAGTATTTTGCCGGGCGGGGTATGGTGGCCATGGCCGCCGACTATCGAGTGGGCAGTCGTCATAACGTGAAGGTGGCGGATTGCGTGGCAGATGCCAAGTCGGCGATTCGGTGGGTTCGACAGCACGCCGCCGAGCTGGGCGTGGACCCGCAGAAGATTGTGGCTTCGGGAGGCTCGGCAGGGGGACATTTGGCGGCATGTACGGTGATGGTGCCTGATCTGGAGGCTCCCGAGGAGGACCACACGATAAGCTCCCAGGCCAATGCCGCGATCCTGTTTAATCCGGTGCTCATTCTCAGTCGGGAGGGGTTGAAGGACCATGTGCCGCGGCAGGATTGGGAGGAACGGTTGCGAGAAAGGCTTGGAACTGAGCCGAAAGCTGTTTCTCCTTACCACCACATCCGGGCGGGGTTACCTCCGATGATCATTTTCCACGGGACGGCCGACAATACCGTACCGTTTGAAACCATCCGGCTGTTCGCGGAGGCGATGAAAAAGGCCGGTAATCGGTGCGAGCTGGTGCCGTTCGAAGGGGCTGCCCATGGATTCTTCAACTTTGGACGTGGTGACAACTTGGCCTATCAGAAAACGCTGGAACTGGCAGATGAATTTCTGGTTGAGATTGGTTTTCTGGCTCCCAAGGGAGAGTCTCAACCGTAG
- the tig gene encoding trigger factor: protein MVASDIPEHDALSANPPQTDAGSGGENPQESLGTAVQEEAKPKLKFEYDVESVGACKRRIIVTIPREEVDRYFAEELDKIRNEATVPGFRPGRAPRRLLEKRFRSELEEPVKSRLMLDSFWSLIEEAKLAPIGDPDLDPDDVELPEEGDFAFEFTVEVRPEFQLPQWRGLKLQRKVFELTPEYVDRAMQQLVQKFTDLAEVNGPAEMGDYIECEITLRHEGRVLNSADDERIQIRPTLTFLDGIIRDFGEKMVGVRQGESRFCDVEVAESCADPNLAGKTVQAHFKVHKVLRPQTAQSIEEIARVAGYDSPDLFRKSFEDQLRARMELRVYEDLRKQILDQLLDVVPFDLPEDLVRKQTEREIRRRAVELTRSGYTAEEIRRELNLIAREAREVVVRLLREHFLLERLAEEEKIEASEQDIEEEIQRIARMTMRSPRQVRAEYEQENAWDVLRNAIVERKVIDRIVSEAEVTDVQMPLPVEEPSEETALDMEVVRQVPEREEESTG, encoded by the coding sequence ATGGTTGCTTCCGACATTCCCGAACATGATGCGTTAAGTGCGAATCCGCCTCAAACGGATGCCGGCTCCGGTGGCGAGAATCCACAGGAATCTCTTGGGACGGCAGTTCAGGAAGAGGCGAAGCCGAAGCTTAAGTTCGAGTACGACGTGGAATCGGTCGGGGCATGCAAACGCCGGATCATCGTGACCATTCCGCGGGAAGAAGTCGATCGTTACTTCGCGGAAGAGTTGGACAAAATTCGAAACGAGGCGACTGTCCCCGGTTTTCGTCCTGGTCGTGCGCCTCGCCGACTTTTGGAAAAACGTTTCCGCAGTGAACTCGAGGAGCCGGTCAAATCCCGGCTGATGCTGGATTCCTTCTGGTCGCTCATCGAAGAGGCGAAACTCGCCCCGATCGGTGATCCCGACCTCGATCCCGACGATGTCGAACTGCCGGAGGAAGGCGATTTTGCATTCGAATTCACCGTGGAGGTCCGGCCCGAATTTCAGCTCCCGCAGTGGCGTGGTCTCAAGCTCCAGCGCAAGGTGTTCGAGCTTACACCTGAATATGTTGATCGCGCAATGCAGCAGCTCGTGCAAAAGTTCACCGATCTTGCCGAGGTGAACGGGCCAGCCGAGATGGGCGACTACATCGAATGCGAAATCACACTGCGGCATGAGGGGCGGGTGCTTAACTCAGCGGATGATGAACGCATACAGATTCGTCCCACGCTCACATTTCTCGACGGGATCATCCGCGATTTCGGCGAAAAAATGGTCGGCGTCCGCCAGGGGGAATCCCGGTTTTGCGATGTGGAAGTGGCGGAGAGTTGCGCCGATCCCAATCTGGCCGGAAAGACCGTCCAGGCGCACTTTAAGGTTCACAAGGTCCTGCGACCACAGACCGCACAGAGCATTGAAGAAATCGCACGCGTTGCGGGGTACGATTCTCCCGATTTGTTCCGCAAGTCCTTCGAAGACCAGCTCCGTGCCCGCATGGAATTGAGAGTCTACGAAGATTTGCGGAAGCAAATCCTGGATCAACTCCTTGACGTGGTTCCGTTCGACCTTCCGGAAGACCTGGTTCGCAAACAGACCGAGCGGGAGATTCGGCGTCGGGCTGTGGAGTTAACCCGCTCAGGTTATACAGCCGAGGAGATCCGCCGGGAGTTGAACCTCATCGCTCGAGAAGCTCGAGAGGTCGTCGTTCGGCTACTTCGGGAACACTTCCTCCTCGAGCGGCTGGCTGAAGAAGAGAAAATCGAAGCCTCCGAACAGGATATTGAAGAGGAAATCCAGCGAATCGCCCGAATGACTATGCGGTCGCCGCGGCAGGTCCGCGCCGAATACGAGCAGGAAAATGCCTGGGACGTGCTCCGCAATGCGATTGTCGAGCGCAAGGTGATCGACAGAATCGTCAGCGAAGCCGAAGTGACCGACGTCCAAATGCCGCTTCCGGTGGAAGAACCTTCCGAGGAAACCGCCCTGGACATGGAAGTGGTCCGCCAGGTTCCGGAACGAGAAGAAGAATCCACAGGTTGA
- a CDS encoding carboxypeptidase-like regulatory domain-containing protein, with the protein MSRLAWTTACVFVLLLMAGCGSKGPRLAPVKGKVTLDGQPLANAIVTFTPVAGGPASTGVTNSNGEYELACQLGRGAVVGQHKISVRSQPPTQSAAGAVSSDDPSYQYGGEDSSRAPVFQEKIPAKYNTNTTLVREVKPGSNEINLDLTTAP; encoded by the coding sequence ATGTCGCGTCTGGCATGGACTACGGCGTGCGTCTTCGTCTTGTTACTTATGGCGGGGTGTGGTTCCAAGGGGCCCCGTCTGGCCCCGGTTAAGGGTAAAGTAACCCTTGACGGCCAACCGCTCGCCAATGCGATTGTAACGTTCACACCGGTTGCGGGCGGTCCCGCATCAACCGGCGTCACCAACTCTAACGGGGAGTATGAGCTGGCCTGTCAACTTGGCCGGGGGGCTGTGGTAGGGCAACACAAGATTTCCGTACGGTCGCAACCACCGACGCAGTCGGCGGCGGGGGCCGTGTCATCGGACGATCCCTCATACCAGTACGGTGGGGAGGATAGCAGCCGTGCGCCCGTGTTCCAGGAAAAAATCCCTGCCAAATACAACACAAATACGACCCTGGTGCGGGAAGTCAAACCCGGCTCTAACGAAATCAATCTGGATCTGACCACTGCCCCGTAA
- a CDS encoding protein kinase domain-containing protein — protein MPEMNAETLAERAHDVGLITDWDLRQIWSELGRKSVSLDELIQFLVRREYLTNYQVDKLLNGERDGFFYGPYKVLYLVGAGTFARVFRAVHKDDKTNVVALKVLRRRYSDNPQCYQQFIREGRLGMALKHPNIVPVYEVCSYDHTHFLVMEFVEGQNLREFVKVRKKLDPIVATRIMVDIMSGLDYAFRQGTTHRDLKLSNVLISSDGTAKLVDFGLAAVDEYLEAALPEVPANARAIDYAALEKATGVPRNDPRSDIYFAGCMYYHMLTGDPPLSETKDRMKRLSRSRFFEVVPIQERDPTVPKIVAGIINKAMALDASARYQTPADMLFDLKLAAKRLAQGDTDVDLVTAKKPNDDKAHATVLVVEPNVEMQNVLREGLKKLGYRVLIISNPQRALDRIKEENDQIDCVIINATELGEAAVTAFNQIGDDPRTHLIPAVLLLDEPQRDMLAMTNRADHRRVVSLPITMKQLRAVVSELVDRQRDLAK, from the coding sequence ATGCCGGAAATGAATGCTGAAACGCTAGCTGAGCGGGCACACGACGTGGGGCTGATCACGGACTGGGATTTGCGTCAGATCTGGTCCGAGCTCGGGCGAAAAAGCGTCAGTCTCGACGAGTTGATTCAGTTCCTGGTCCGGCGCGAGTATCTCACCAACTATCAGGTTGACAAGCTCCTCAATGGAGAGCGAGACGGCTTCTTTTACGGGCCGTACAAGGTCCTTTATCTGGTTGGGGCTGGGACCTTCGCCCGAGTGTTTCGCGCGGTCCATAAAGATGACAAGACCAACGTCGTGGCACTCAAGGTGCTTCGTCGACGCTACAGTGACAATCCCCAGTGTTATCAGCAGTTCATCCGCGAGGGACGCTTGGGAATGGCTCTCAAGCATCCCAACATCGTACCCGTCTATGAGGTGTGCTCATACGATCACACGCATTTTCTGGTCATGGAATTTGTCGAAGGACAGAATCTCCGGGAGTTCGTGAAGGTCCGCAAGAAGCTCGATCCCATTGTCGCCACCCGAATTATGGTGGACATCATGTCGGGGCTGGATTATGCCTTCCGGCAGGGGACCACGCATCGGGACCTCAAATTGAGCAACGTGCTCATCAGCAGCGACGGGACGGCCAAGCTGGTGGATTTCGGTCTTGCGGCTGTTGACGAGTATCTCGAAGCCGCTTTGCCAGAAGTGCCCGCCAATGCCAGGGCCATCGATTACGCAGCTCTTGAGAAGGCCACCGGTGTGCCGCGGAACGACCCCCGCAGCGACATTTACTTTGCCGGCTGCATGTACTACCACATGTTGACCGGGGATCCACCCCTTTCAGAAACAAAGGACCGAATGAAGCGGCTGAGCCGATCCCGATTCTTCGAGGTGGTACCCATTCAGGAGCGTGATCCCACGGTTCCCAAAATTGTGGCCGGGATCATTAACAAGGCCATGGCTCTGGATGCCTCAGCACGCTATCAGACGCCGGCCGACATGTTGTTCGATCTCAAACTGGCGGCGAAGCGACTGGCCCAGGGCGATACCGATGTGGACCTTGTGACGGCCAAGAAGCCGAATGACGACAAGGCGCATGCCACAGTCCTCGTGGTGGAGCCAAACGTCGAGATGCAGAACGTACTGCGGGAAGGTCTGAAGAAGCTAGGATATCGGGTGCTCATCATCTCCAATCCGCAGCGAGCCCTGGACCGGATTAAAGAGGAAAATGACCAGATTGATTGCGTTATCATTAACGCGACAGAGTTAGGAGAAGCGGCGGTGACCGCTTTTAATCAAATAGGGGACGATCCCCGGACTCATCTCATCCCTGCCGTGCTGCTCCTCGACGAACCCCAGCGCGACATGCTGGCCATGACGAATCGCGCCGACCACCGCCGCGTGGTTTCGCTTCCCATCACGATGAAGCAACTCCGAGCCGTAGTTTCGGAGTTGGTGGACAGACAGCGCGATTTGGCCAAATAG
- a CDS encoding polyprenyl synthetase family protein — MADVSEKVPASVKSLQEVYEVIAVEMAEVNRLLRQELQDSSPFIDGMLKHGLQLGGKRLRPALVLLSGKLCGKVTQAHLLLATALELVHTASLVHDDVLDEAQLRRHMETMNARWDNSASVLIGDYLLARALCLASSLDSVVACREIAQASHRMCQGELRQIAACGRFDMPEEEYLEIITEKTAALCQACCRLGAYYAEAPPAFIEDLGAFGLLVGVAFQIIDDILDILGDEEKTGKSLGSDLAKQKPTLPIIHMLRHLPEPSRERMINLLREQPPGFRQEVRRVMLETGSIEYAREKAAMFIGDAVERLADLPVSPASESLRQLAAFVIARDR, encoded by the coding sequence ATGGCCGATGTCAGTGAGAAGGTTCCTGCCTCAGTCAAATCGCTGCAGGAAGTGTACGAGGTTATCGCGGTCGAAATGGCGGAGGTGAACCGACTCCTCAGGCAGGAACTGCAAGATTCCTCCCCTTTCATCGATGGGATGCTCAAACATGGGCTGCAACTGGGAGGAAAGCGACTTCGGCCGGCACTGGTGCTCCTTTCCGGTAAATTATGCGGAAAAGTCACGCAGGCGCATCTACTTCTCGCCACAGCACTGGAACTCGTGCACACGGCGAGTCTGGTGCATGATGACGTCCTCGACGAGGCGCAGCTTCGCCGGCACATGGAAACGATGAATGCCCGCTGGGACAATTCTGCCAGCGTGCTCATTGGTGATTATCTCCTGGCCCGAGCGCTCTGCCTTGCCAGCTCCCTGGACTCGGTCGTTGCCTGCCGGGAGATCGCCCAGGCCAGCCACCGGATGTGCCAGGGCGAGCTGCGGCAGATTGCTGCCTGCGGCCGATTCGACATGCCGGAGGAAGAATATCTGGAGATCATCACCGAAAAGACCGCGGCGCTCTGCCAGGCGTGCTGTCGGCTGGGAGCCTATTATGCGGAGGCCCCGCCGGCATTCATCGAAGACCTGGGTGCATTCGGACTTCTCGTGGGAGTCGCTTTTCAGATTATTGATGATATCCTCGACATTCTCGGCGATGAGGAAAAGACGGGGAAGTCTCTGGGGAGTGATTTGGCCAAGCAGAAGCCGACGCTTCCCATCATTCATATGTTGAGGCACCTTCCCGAGCCTTCTCGCGAACGAATGATCAATCTCCTGCGGGAGCAGCCACCGGGCTTTCGCCAGGAGGTGAGACGCGTGATGTTGGAAACGGGCTCAATTGAGTATGCCCGGGAGAAGGCGGCGATGTTCATCGGTGACGCCGTCGAGCGGCTGGCCGATTTGCCCGTCAGTCCCGCGTCGGAGTCCCTCCGCCAACTTGCCGCCTTCGTCATCGCACGTGACCGGTAA
- a CDS encoding DUF1559 domain-containing protein, which produces MGRVRSAFTLVELLVVIAIIGILIALLLPAVQAAREAARRSQCTNNMKQVALGIHNYHDTYKVFPALGVRTCRGRYYAWSMMILPYIEEKPLYDAIMAQAKSPAMLPEPWTTDPNHATWGPFVRDWWRKDIPAYTCPSDQPIPNRAESPARLNYKACVGDDYHQNHFRPDQNYRQNRGIFQCERWIGTEYVTDGTSNTVMLGEMVAGGYPDDVLGGVALLMQSWNPAACLARIDPTNPKKITPPVRADFRPTGGRAWDGRPYFCGFATMVAPNGPSCHWGSVDGNEHMGTASSYHPGGVNVAMADGAVRFISQTIDVGNQAIDDVPDPGNRPSPWGVWGALGSCGGGESVAVP; this is translated from the coding sequence ATGGGAAGGGTGAGATCCGCCTTTACGCTGGTCGAACTGCTCGTTGTTATTGCCATTATCGGGATTCTGATTGCTTTACTCTTGCCGGCGGTGCAGGCAGCGCGAGAAGCAGCCCGCAGAAGTCAGTGCACTAATAACATGAAGCAGGTTGCCCTGGGAATCCACAATTACCACGATACGTACAAAGTTTTTCCGGCGCTCGGCGTTCGCACATGCCGTGGTCGCTATTACGCCTGGTCGATGATGATTCTTCCCTACATTGAAGAGAAACCTCTCTACGACGCGATCATGGCTCAGGCCAAATCTCCAGCGATGCTCCCCGAACCCTGGACCACAGACCCCAATCACGCGACCTGGGGCCCATTTGTCCGCGATTGGTGGCGCAAAGACATCCCAGCCTACACATGCCCTTCTGATCAACCGATCCCCAACCGTGCGGAGAGCCCTGCAAGGTTGAACTACAAGGCGTGCGTGGGGGACGATTACCACCAGAATCATTTCCGGCCGGATCAGAACTACCGGCAGAACCGGGGCATCTTCCAATGTGAACGGTGGATTGGAACCGAGTACGTCACGGATGGCACCTCGAACACGGTAATGCTGGGAGAGATGGTGGCGGGCGGTTATCCGGATGATGTTCTCGGTGGCGTGGCGCTGCTCATGCAATCCTGGAATCCGGCAGCTTGCTTGGCTCGGATTGATCCTACCAACCCCAAAAAGATAACACCGCCGGTTCGTGCGGACTTTCGGCCGACCGGTGGTCGGGCATGGGACGGTCGGCCTTACTTCTGTGGTTTCGCGACCATGGTGGCCCCGAATGGGCCAAGCTGCCACTGGGGAAGCGTCGATGGAAATGAACATATGGGAACGGCCTCCAGTTACCACCCCGGTGGTGTGAACGTGGCGATGGCAGATGGTGCGGTCCGGTTTATCAGCCAGACCATAGACGTGGGCAATCAGGCCATTGACGACGTGCCTGACCCAGGCAATCGGCCTTCGCCCTGGGGGGTTTGGGGAGCGCTGGGCAGTTGTGGCGGTGGCGAGAGCGTCGCCGTTCCGTAA
- a CDS encoding PEP-CTERM sorting domain-containing protein yields the protein MRWSILSAVAAALVSSGFIWASPFEWAPADHRPWASSFPYQRNIDLTFDVSPVGAPGGGIPGAHYEGTADLWLSASDYVTFDGSFQWYSSVSGLPLTGLVGIDNRGGNAPRNGQIVIHLDNIPTLAGQKRIWIEWDYVSSVNNMPSSFYISDSLGHLPSQQWASEPRQVNGVWRQNLWFQLEPNPLWEEVTLLLPFVPVGDYFLIDRFHVATECIPEPSTLSLAVLGAFGLIWAGRKRMKSPLRN from the coding sequence ATGCGGTGGTCAATCCTGAGCGCGGTTGCGGCGGCCCTTGTATCGTCAGGGTTCATTTGGGCGAGTCCGTTTGAATGGGCCCCTGCGGATCATCGGCCGTGGGCAAGCAGCTTTCCCTATCAGCGCAATATTGATCTGACGTTCGATGTTTCGCCCGTCGGTGCACCAGGAGGTGGTATCCCAGGGGCGCATTACGAGGGCACGGCCGATCTGTGGCTTTCGGCGAGTGATTACGTCACTTTTGACGGCTCGTTCCAGTGGTACAGTTCGGTAAGCGGTCTGCCGCTCACCGGTCTGGTAGGCATCGACAACCGAGGAGGTAACGCACCTCGCAACGGGCAGATCGTCATTCATCTGGACAACATTCCTACTCTTGCGGGCCAAAAGCGGATCTGGATTGAATGGGACTATGTCTCGTCCGTAAATAATATGCCTTCGAGCTTTTACATTTCCGATTCGCTCGGTCATTTGCCTTCTCAGCAGTGGGCGAGTGAGCCGCGACAGGTGAATGGTGTGTGGCGTCAGAATCTGTGGTTCCAGTTGGAGCCCAATCCACTTTGGGAGGAAGTCACTTTGCTTTTGCCCTTTGTGCCGGTCGGGGACTACTTTCTCATTGATCGGTTCCATGTCGCCACGGAGTGCATTCCCGAGCCATCCACGCTAAGCCTGGCAGTGTTAGGGGCTTTCGGGCTGATTTGGGCCGGTCGAAAACGCATGAAATCGCCGCTGCGAAATTAA
- a CDS encoding non-reducing end alpha-L-arabinofuranosidase family hydrolase, protein MRTASYSLRMVMFVIAGVVFGGRVTAESPSAKLWPSAFQTGSFHWVVGPPIVAARESTAEVTYFSIKDPSVVRFEDRWHLFCTVRGKPRTHQVEYLILRDWKDKQPRREFLKITDGYYCAPQVFYFRPHKKWYLIYQTSDLSRKPALQPAFSTNERLDDVEGWSPPSFLFPTGPEGVQRWIDFWIICDEERAYLFFTSLDGQFWRSETPLKDFPHGWSQPRVVLRADIFEAAHVYRLKGLPLYLAIIEAQNGSRRYYKAYLADRLDGEWRALAAERDKPFLGPQNVTFRGEPWCESFSHGELIREGIDERMEVNPDRLEMLFQGVSDQEMRGKVYGEIPWRLGLAVQQLPVIRERE, encoded by the coding sequence ATGAGAACGGCATCCTATTCGTTGCGAATGGTGATGTTTGTGATTGCGGGAGTTGTTTTTGGCGGGCGGGTCACGGCAGAGTCCCCAAGTGCGAAATTGTGGCCATCCGCGTTCCAAACGGGAAGTTTTCATTGGGTTGTGGGACCGCCCATCGTGGCCGCCAGGGAAAGCACAGCCGAGGTGACCTACTTCTCGATCAAGGACCCCAGCGTGGTCCGCTTTGAGGACCGATGGCACTTGTTCTGCACAGTGCGGGGCAAGCCGCGGACGCACCAGGTGGAATATCTCATTTTGCGCGACTGGAAAGACAAGCAACCGCGGCGGGAGTTTCTGAAGATCACCGACGGCTACTACTGTGCGCCGCAGGTGTTCTATTTTCGGCCGCACAAAAAGTGGTACCTTATCTACCAGACTTCGGACCTGAGTCGCAAGCCTGCGCTTCAGCCTGCGTTTTCCACAAACGAGCGGTTGGACGACGTGGAGGGATGGAGTCCACCGAGTTTCCTCTTCCCGACGGGACCAGAGGGGGTCCAACGGTGGATCGACTTCTGGATCATCTGTGACGAAGAAAGGGCCTATTTATTCTTCACGTCACTGGATGGGCAGTTCTGGAGATCCGAGACTCCGCTGAAGGATTTCCCCCACGGCTGGAGCCAACCAAGGGTGGTGTTGCGAGCAGATATTTTTGAGGCTGCTCATGTGTATCGACTGAAGGGCTTGCCGCTGTATTTGGCCATCATCGAAGCCCAGAATGGCAGCCGTCGGTATTACAAGGCCTATTTGGCGGATCGATTGGATGGAGAATGGCGGGCTCTGGCGGCCGAGCGTGACAAGCCGTTCCTCGGTCCACAAAACGTGACATTTCGTGGAGAACCCTGGTGTGAATCCTTCAGTCACGGCGAGTTAATCCGCGAGGGGATTGACGAGCGGATGGAGGTGAATCCCGATCGGCTGGAGATGCTGTTTCAGGGCGTGAGCGATCAGGAAATGCGAGGAAAGGTGTACGGGGAAATACCCTGGCGTTTGGGGTTGGCGGTGCAGCAGTTGCCGGTGATCCGGGAACGAGAGTGA
- a CDS encoding alpha/beta fold hydrolase, whose protein sequence is MLIVRRISVAVILMSWGVFSAVVMAEPSPDAFIARFDRDKDGKLSREEAPPPIAQNFVRIDSNNDGLVDADEIAVFRQRVVQAARSENQPGQPPRVPDSIEAIWDIPYAQTDHPRQRLDLLLPKKRTSDKPLPVVVAIHGGAWLGGDKRQVVGRLIPLVASGEYAGVSVGYRLSQDATWPAQIHDCKAAIRWIRGNAKKYNLDPEKIGVIGWSAGGHLVAMLGTSGGVKELEGDLGEFTSESSRVTCVVDFFGPTDFLTIGDHPSQIKHYAPDAPEARLIGGAIPENPDKARQASPITFVSEDDPPFLLVHGTKDPLVPHQQSVVLRDALRKVGVPAYLITVEEGGHGGFRNPEIERIVDAFFDAYLRGVKHDFEDKTLPNSP, encoded by the coding sequence ATGCTTATTGTCAGAAGAATTTCTGTGGCTGTCATTCTGATGAGTTGGGGAGTTTTTTCGGCCGTCGTTATGGCTGAGCCGTCACCGGACGCTTTCATTGCACGTTTTGACCGGGATAAGGACGGCAAGCTCAGTCGGGAAGAAGCACCTCCACCGATCGCGCAAAATTTTGTTCGAATTGATTCCAATAACGACGGTCTGGTGGATGCTGACGAGATCGCCGTATTCCGCCAGCGGGTAGTCCAGGCTGCGCGTTCGGAAAATCAACCGGGTCAACCACCCCGGGTTCCCGATTCGATCGAGGCCATCTGGGATATTCCCTACGCTCAAACCGACCATCCCAGACAGCGGCTCGATTTGCTTCTGCCTAAAAAGCGTACGAGTGATAAGCCGCTTCCTGTGGTGGTGGCGATCCACGGTGGCGCCTGGTTGGGGGGCGACAAACGTCAGGTCGTTGGCCGTCTCATTCCGTTGGTGGCCAGTGGGGAGTATGCGGGAGTCTCGGTTGGATATCGATTGAGCCAGGATGCCACCTGGCCGGCCCAAATTCACGATTGCAAGGCAGCAATCCGGTGGATCCGCGGAAATGCCAAAAAGTACAATCTGGACCCGGAGAAGATTGGTGTCATCGGTTGGTCGGCGGGCGGGCATCTGGTGGCCATGCTGGGAACAAGTGGAGGTGTCAAGGAATTGGAAGGGGACTTGGGAGAGTTCACCAGCGAGAGCAGTCGCGTCACCTGCGTGGTCGATTTCTTCGGGCCGACAGATTTTCTTACGATTGGCGATCATCCCAGTCAGATCAAACATTACGCACCAGATGCACCGGAGGCGCGATTAATCGGCGGGGCCATTCCCGAGAATCCTGACAAAGCCCGGCAGGCGTCGCCCATCACGTTTGTCTCTGAAGATGACCCGCCATTCCTTTTGGTGCACGGTACAAAGGATCCTCTGGTGCCGCATCAACAGTCCGTCGTCTTGCGGGACGCCCTGCGAAAGGTAGGGGTGCCCGCATATTTGATCACCGTTGAAGAGGGAGGTCATGGCGGCTTTCGGAATCCGGAAATAGAACGCATCGTGGATGCATTCTTCGACGCCTATCTTCGGGGAGTGAAGCATGATTTTGAAGACAAGACCTTACCCAACTCGCCCTGA